Proteins encoded by one window of Geobacter sp. DSM 9736:
- a CDS encoding cytochrome C translates to MSNGVRTAGAVVFLIVTAMVSAGHGAALFHTGTGSCDGCHGRQTGAGQAATGSMLIGSDAGSTCLLCHEGPAAGPGEQYHVSTPPAVMGPGIPPRQLTPGGDFGWLKKSYWWTDRENGASGGEEASPGERHGHNIVARDFGYVGDRTHLHAPGGIFPVDALSCVSCHNPHGASRAVEGFTSVRQPSGSYRMLGGAGYRPKNDPSIPAFTADAPAAIAPRVYNRSEAAGDTRVAYGRGMSEWCRNCHTSVHSGAGFGHPAGAEAVLGGRIAANYNSYVASGDLSGSWSSSYSSLVPYEMVTDEHAVMEGAAHASGAASSGPDPGTTANVMCLTCHRAHASGWDSMTRWNTGATFIVANGRYPGTDDPESSRFAQGRTTLETRAGYYDRRPGAFAPFQRSLCNKCHPRD, encoded by the coding sequence GTGTCTAATGGGGTGCGGACAGCCGGGGCGGTGGTCTTTCTGATAGTTACGGCCATGGTTTCCGCAGGTCATGGCGCGGCTCTGTTTCACACGGGCACGGGCAGTTGCGATGGTTGCCACGGCAGGCAGACCGGTGCCGGCCAGGCTGCCACGGGAAGTATGTTGATTGGTTCCGATGCAGGATCAACATGCCTCCTGTGCCACGAGGGACCGGCTGCGGGACCGGGTGAGCAGTACCATGTCTCTACACCCCCCGCGGTCATGGGGCCGGGAATTCCGCCCAGGCAGCTGACGCCGGGTGGAGATTTCGGCTGGCTGAAAAAGAGCTACTGGTGGACCGACAGGGAGAATGGAGCGTCTGGTGGCGAGGAGGCGAGCCCCGGAGAACGCCACGGCCATAATATCGTCGCCCGGGACTTCGGCTATGTCGGCGACAGGACACATCTCCATGCTCCGGGCGGTATATTCCCCGTCGATGCCCTCTCCTGCGTAAGTTGCCACAATCCCCACGGTGCGAGTCGGGCTGTGGAGGGCTTCACGTCCGTACGGCAGCCGTCGGGCTCGTATCGTATGCTGGGGGGCGCAGGGTACCGGCCTAAAAACGATCCGTCTATCCCTGCATTCACTGCCGATGCTCCTGCTGCGATCGCACCTCGGGTGTACAACCGAAGCGAGGCGGCGGGGGACACGAGGGTCGCCTACGGCCGAGGCATGTCCGAGTGGTGTCGCAATTGCCACACGTCCGTACATTCAGGCGCAGGATTCGGCCATCCTGCGGGAGCGGAGGCCGTACTCGGGGGACGCATAGCCGCCAACTACAACTCGTACGTCGCGTCCGGGGACCTTAGCGGATCGTGGAGTTCTTCCTACTCGTCACTGGTCCCCTATGAGATGGTAACGGATGAACATGCCGTTATGGAGGGTGCTGCGCATGCTTCCGGGGCGGCCTCCTCCGGCCCCGACCCCGGCACGACGGCTAACGTCATGTGCCTCACCTGTCACCGGGCTCACGCCTCGGGGTGGGACAGCATGACGAGGTGGAATACTGGCGCGACTTTCATCGTCGCGAACGGCAGGTACCCGGGTACCGACGATCCGGAGTCTTCCCGGTTTGCGCAGGGGCGGACCACCCTGGAGACAAGGGCGGGTTACTATGACAGGCGTCCCGGTGCCTTCGCCCCGTTCCAGAGGAGCCTCTGCAACAAGTGCCATCCCAGGGACTGA
- a CDS encoding heavy metal response regulator transcription factor: protein MRVLVVEDEERILNFLRKGLKEYGYTVDTATLGNEGLQMALNKEYDLIILDIMLPGMDGYKVMERLRDARNDTPVLFLTARDAVQDRIKGLELGADDYVIKPFAFSELVTRMRTILRRGPIKSSEIIRVGDLEMDVTAHRATREGKRLDLTPKEFSLLSLLARRSGEVLTRMRIAERIWDVDLDSDTNVVDVHMRRLRSKVDDPFPRKLIHTVRGVGYVLEER, encoded by the coding sequence ATGCGAGTACTAGTCGTTGAAGATGAAGAACGGATCCTGAACTTCCTCCGCAAAGGTTTGAAGGAGTACGGGTACACCGTCGATACGGCGACGCTGGGGAATGAGGGGCTGCAGATGGCCCTCAACAAAGAGTACGACCTGATCATCCTCGACATCATGCTTCCTGGAATGGATGGTTACAAGGTCATGGAACGCTTGCGTGACGCCAGAAACGACACCCCTGTTCTGTTCCTCACAGCACGGGATGCCGTCCAGGACCGTATAAAGGGGCTTGAGCTGGGGGCAGATGATTACGTCATCAAGCCGTTCGCTTTTTCCGAGCTGGTCACTCGAATGAGAACAATTCTCCGGCGCGGGCCCATCAAGAGTTCAGAAATAATCCGTGTAGGGGACCTGGAAATGGATGTCACGGCACACCGGGCCACCAGAGAAGGGAAGCGCCTCGATCTCACCCCCAAGGAATTTTCCCTCCTCTCCCTGCTCGCACGCCGGTCGGGAGAGGTGCTGACCCGCATGAGGATTGCCGAGCGGATTTGGGATGTGGACCTGGACAGCGATACCAACGTGGTCGATGTGCACATGAGGCGCCTGCGGTCGAAGGTCGATGATCCGTTCCCCAGAAAGCTGATCCATACGGTAAGAGGTGTCGGATACGTCCTGGAGGAGCGGTAA